Proteins encoded within one genomic window of Spirulina major PCC 6313:
- the hcp gene encoding hydroxylamine reductase, translating to MFCEQCEQTASGQGCHQWGACGKSPEVNAVQDLLVYGLRGLSVVAIAARDHNIDTTDADILLGDALFSTMTNVNFDRKRFITLIRQVITLRELLKLQVQNHNGRKTFWPDICNYEPDWSESLVEQGLAKSLERLQKVGQNPDIFALQLTVLYGVKGLASYAFLASELGQHDPAVYHFCEEALIALDRTDLDLMAWVNLALKVGEVNFRAMELLDAGHTQTYGHPVPTPVPLNPRQGQAILVSGHDIKILAALLAQTQDTGLTVYTHGELLPAHGYPNLKEKYSHFYGHYGTAWQNQTKDFTKFPGAIVVTTNCLMPPHETYDDKLFSVGSVGYPGLIHLGMSDGVPDFSPAIAKSLAMPGFTVNDPPRSVLTGFARNAVLSVADTVVDAVKAGKIRHFFLVGGCDGAKPDRNYYTEFVEKVPDDCVVLTLACGKFRFFDQQLGTIGDLPRLLDVGQCNDAYSAIQIALGLAQAFDMGVNDLPLSMILSWYEQKAIAVLLTLLHLGIKDIRLGPTLPAFLTPNVFALLSERYNLQGITTPDADLAACLG from the coding sequence ATGTTTTGTGAACAATGTGAACAAACCGCCAGCGGCCAAGGCTGCCATCAATGGGGAGCCTGTGGCAAAAGCCCGGAGGTGAACGCGGTTCAGGATCTGCTGGTTTATGGCCTGCGGGGCCTGTCGGTGGTGGCGATCGCCGCCCGTGATCACAACATTGATACCACCGATGCCGATATCCTCCTCGGCGATGCCCTCTTTTCGACGATGACCAACGTCAACTTTGACCGGAAACGGTTTATCACCTTAATCCGGCAAGTGATCACCCTCCGGGAACTGCTCAAGCTGCAAGTCCAAAACCACAATGGGCGCAAGACCTTCTGGCCCGACATTTGCAACTACGAGCCGGATTGGTCAGAAAGTCTCGTGGAGCAGGGCTTGGCGAAGTCCCTCGAACGCCTCCAAAAAGTCGGGCAGAATCCGGATATTTTTGCCCTCCAACTCACCGTTTTGTATGGCGTGAAAGGGTTGGCTTCCTATGCGTTCCTAGCTTCGGAACTGGGACAACATGATCCGGCGGTTTACCACTTCTGCGAAGAGGCCCTCATTGCCTTAGATCGCACGGATTTAGACCTGATGGCCTGGGTGAACTTAGCCCTGAAGGTGGGCGAGGTGAATTTTCGGGCAATGGAACTCCTGGATGCGGGCCATACGCAAACCTACGGCCACCCAGTTCCGACCCCGGTTCCCCTCAATCCGCGCCAAGGCCAGGCGATCCTTGTGTCCGGCCATGACATTAAAATCCTGGCGGCGTTGTTGGCGCAAACCCAAGATACGGGGCTAACGGTGTACACCCACGGCGAACTGTTGCCCGCCCACGGCTACCCGAACTTAAAGGAAAAATATTCCCATTTCTACGGCCATTACGGGACGGCGTGGCAAAACCAAACCAAGGATTTTACCAAGTTTCCGGGGGCGATCGTGGTGACCACCAATTGCCTGATGCCGCCCCATGAAACCTACGATGACAAGCTGTTTTCTGTGGGGAGTGTGGGCTATCCGGGGCTGATTCATCTGGGGATGTCGGATGGGGTTCCGGATTTTAGCCCGGCGATCGCAAAATCCCTCGCCATGCCCGGCTTCACGGTCAATGATCCGCCGCGCTCGGTGCTAACCGGGTTTGCCCGCAATGCGGTGCTGTCTGTGGCCGATACGGTGGTGGATGCCGTGAAGGCGGGGAAAATTCGCCATTTCTTCCTCGTCGGGGGCTGCGATGGGGCCAAGCCCGATCGCAACTACTACACCGAATTTGTCGAAAAAGTCCCCGATGACTGTGTAGTTTTGACCCTCGCCTGTGGGAAATTCCGCTTCTTTGATCAGCAGTTGGGCACGATTGGCGACTTGCCGCGCTTGCTCGATGTGGGGCAATGTAACGATGCCTACAGTGCGATTCAAATCGCCTTGGGCTTGGCTCAGGCGTTTGACATGGGGGTGAACGATCTGCCCCTGTCGATGATTTTGTCTTGGTATGAGCAAAAGGCGATCGCTGTTCTGCTCACCCTCCTCCATTTGGGGATCAAAGACATTCGCCTAGGGCCAACCTTGCCCGCCTTCTTGACTCCGAATGTCTTTGCCCTGCTCTCCGAACGGTATAACCTCCAAGGCATTACCACCCCCGACGCAGATCTAGCCGCCTGCTTAGGGTAA
- a CDS encoding DUF6920 family protein, with product MMYFSLISLGVGLAVMIAGRRLWQMWQIHKLRRSLTTANELIVFTPDLVANLPPPVQRYLLHAIAPGTPLANAVQLDMQGSFKTNINKPWLPLKARQWMTALSGFVWQAKIGKPQLQFIGADSYCNRQGRVHFDLWGAIPLVDHHSDEISRSSLGRLAIEMVWLPSALLPHNGVTWHALSEHHICAEWTMDDEPICLQLTIDNQGRLQHAELSRWNEQIHGYSRFGSSFVSERTFNGITIPTQVAAGWNVDSPDYHEFFRAVVHDAKFSTTV from the coding sequence ATGATGTATTTCAGTTTAATCAGTCTGGGTGTAGGGTTGGCGGTCATGATCGCCGGACGGCGGCTGTGGCAAATGTGGCAGATCCACAAACTGCGGCGATCGCTCACCACCGCCAATGAATTGATCGTGTTCACCCCCGATCTCGTCGCCAACCTGCCGCCCCCAGTTCAGCGCTATTTACTCCATGCGATCGCCCCCGGCACGCCCCTCGCCAACGCCGTCCAACTCGACATGCAAGGCAGCTTCAAAACCAATATCAACAAACCCTGGTTGCCCCTCAAAGCCCGCCAATGGATGACCGCCCTTTCCGGCTTCGTCTGGCAAGCCAAAATCGGCAAACCCCAACTCCAATTCATCGGTGCAGACTCCTACTGCAACCGCCAAGGCCGCGTCCACTTTGACCTCTGGGGCGCGATTCCCCTCGTCGATCACCATAGCGACGAAATTAGCCGCTCTAGCCTCGGTCGCCTCGCCATTGAAATGGTGTGGCTCCCCTCGGCCCTCCTTCCCCATAACGGAGTTACCTGGCACGCCCTCAGTGAACACCACATCTGTGCCGAATGGACGATGGACGATGAACCGATCTGCCTTCAACTCACCATCGACAACCAAGGCCGCCTCCAGCACGCCGAACTCTCGCGCTGGAACGAACAAATCCACGGCTACAGTCGCTTCGGCTCTAGCTTTGTCAGTGAGCGCACCTTTAACGGCATCACCATTCCCACCCAAGTGGCCGCCGGTTGGAATGTTGATAGCCCGGACTACCACGAATTTTTCCGCGCCGTGGTTCACGATGCCAAATTCTCAACGACAGTCTAG
- the hoxU gene encoding bidirectional hydrogenase complex protein HoxU yields the protein MSITTLKINGQDVVTESGKTVLDAAQEAGVAIPTLCHLEGVSEAAACRLCAVEVKGTPKLLPACVTPVSEGMEVETNTPKLQDYRRMIVELFFAEGNHVCSICVANGNCELQDVAIAVGMDHSRFSYRFPDRGVDLSHPMFGIDHNRCILCTRCVRVCDEVEGAHVWDVGNRGEACYIVSGMDQPWGEVSACTACGKCVDACPTGSIFRKGTTTGEKVGDRAKLEFLVNAREKQEWSR from the coding sequence ATGTCAATTACGACCCTGAAAATTAATGGTCAAGATGTTGTGACCGAAAGTGGTAAAACTGTTCTGGATGCGGCCCAAGAGGCCGGGGTTGCCATTCCCACCTTGTGCCACCTTGAAGGGGTGAGCGAAGCTGCTGCTTGTCGCCTCTGTGCCGTGGAAGTGAAAGGCACACCAAAACTATTGCCCGCCTGTGTCACCCCGGTGAGTGAAGGGATGGAGGTGGAAACCAATACCCCGAAACTCCAGGACTATCGCCGCATGATTGTGGAACTCTTTTTCGCCGAAGGGAATCACGTTTGCTCGATCTGCGTGGCCAATGGGAACTGTGAGCTACAAGATGTGGCGATCGCGGTGGGGATGGATCATTCTCGCTTTAGTTACCGTTTCCCCGATCGCGGCGTGGATCTCTCCCATCCGATGTTTGGCATTGATCATAACCGCTGCATTCTCTGTACGCGCTGTGTGCGGGTGTGCGATGAAGTGGAAGGGGCCCATGTGTGGGATGTGGGCAACCGGGGCGAGGCTTGCTATATCGTGTCGGGGATGGATCAGCCCTGGGGCGAGGTGTCCGCCTGTACGGCTTGTGGTAAATGTGTGGATGCTTGCCCGACGGGGTCGATTTTCCGCAAGGGCACGACAACGGGAGAAAAGGTGGGCGATCGCGCCAAATTGGAATTTTTAGTGAACGCTCGCGAAAAACAAGAGTGGTCACGCTAA
- a CDS encoding oxidoreductase, whose protein sequence is MSKIRFATVWLAGCSGCHMSFLDMDEWLIDLAAQVDVVYSPVGCDLKDYPDHVDVCLVEGAIANEENLELLRHVRARTKTLISFGDCAVTANVPAMRNMLGGAEPVLKRAYLELGDSTPQLPHEPGIVPELLDQVRPIHEWVPVDIFMPGCPPSADRIRATLEPLLRGEMPVMEGRDMIKFG, encoded by the coding sequence ATGTCTAAAATTCGCTTTGCTACGGTTTGGCTTGCGGGCTGCTCCGGCTGTCACATGTCCTTTTTGGATATGGATGAATGGCTGATCGACCTCGCCGCCCAAGTGGATGTAGTCTATAGTCCCGTCGGGTGTGACCTCAAAGACTATCCCGACCATGTGGACGTGTGCCTCGTGGAAGGCGCGATCGCCAACGAAGAAAACCTCGAACTCCTGCGCCACGTCCGTGCCCGCACCAAAACCCTAATCTCCTTCGGTGACTGTGCCGTCACCGCCAACGTCCCCGCCATGCGCAACATGCTCGGCGGCGCAGAACCCGTCCTCAAACGCGCCTACCTCGAACTCGGCGACTCCACCCCCCAACTCCCCCACGAACCCGGCATCGTCCCCGAACTCCTCGACCAAGTACGCCCCATCCATGAATGGGTTCCCGTCGATATCTTCATGCCCGGTTGCCCCCCCAGCGCCGATCGGATTCGCGCCACCCTCGAACCCCTCCTACGCGGCGAAATGCCCGTCATGGAAGGGCGAGACATGATTAAATTTGGGTAA